The sequence below is a genomic window from Sesamum indicum cultivar Zhongzhi No. 13 unplaced genomic scaffold, S_indicum_v1.0 scaffold00231, whole genome shotgun sequence.
TCGTATTCgaccaacatattaattaactcatgactAGACTTCTCAAGTTCATTCGTGTTGTAGTTAATGATAAATGGGTCACAAGAGGGAGGAAGTAATTGGAGGATCACATTGATTTACGTGACATTGTCAAGCCCAGCTTTGAAGTCTTCGAGCTTCTTCGCGAGGGAAACATTTTGACCCCATGTCTTTACACAGAAAACCCATTAGTCATCTTTGTcctaaaaatgcttttgtagcagcgtatctaatatgcctatcaggagttgcataaacttgctttatgcgaagcattatcgagggaacatcttccaacctatcatattgctttggAAGTCATTGATCATCAAAGCTAATATGATACTGCGGACCTTGCAGttggctgacatcatcgctgctgctagggctgacatcatcactgatgttagggctgacatcatcgctgctgctagggctgacatcatcactGATGccagggctgacatcatcgctgctgctagggctgacatcatcgctgctgctagggctgacatcatcgctgacACAGGTGCatctagggctgatgtcagcaattaCACTATCaaagctagggctgacatcatcgatGATACAAGGaaagctagggctgacatcaacACTGACACATGCAAAaatagggctgatgtcagcaattcTGTGGAAAGAAATCAAGCTATGCATGATGCTCCTCTTCCAACGGGATTGTACGTTGGAAACATCCCGTTGCACGCATACCCGGATACAATTATCGACGACAAAATAGCGCATGCATTTAATCATTCGACCCGGAAAACCTTATCATTCATTGCCCCAACAATGCAGAACGGAGAGGTTGTCGTGCGACCTTCTTTAGATGCGGTACGTAATGGGTCTAAACGTTGGAAATCTACTGCAGTTGGCTATTTCTTGGGCAAACGGCCATATTATCATCACCTTAAGGAGTTTGCACATTCGGTCTGGCCAGCACTAAGGGAGGTGACAGCGACCACAAacggattcttcttttttcagtttaaaacagtttttgatatggaggagataattgagggaggcccgtggttgttccaagggcagCCGATAGTTcttcaaaagtgggaaccggggatggccatgagaaaattgaagcatacacaagtgcccgTCTGGATTAAACTACGACACCTTCCGATGGAATTTTGGACGACAGAAGGATTGAGCACTGTAGCGAGTGGTGTGGGGAAGCCCCTTTACCCCGACGCGattacaagagcatgcacgagactggactttgctcgtgtatgtgtgatgattgatgccacacaaaagttgcataaacatattattgtcATGGCACCTGATGAAGAAGGAGGGGAGACACCTTGCAAAGTTGACattgagtatgaatggctcccACCAAAGTGCACAGCGTGCATGTCATTGGGACATTCGAACAAGGATTGTGCACTAAACAAAACCCGCAAACCGACGAAGCCAACAGTAAATGTGTATGTGCCGAAAGTCAATGTAGCACAACCGCAACTTCCGACTAAGGGACGTGAGACGATGAAACCAGTGGTTGAAGAAATACCCAAAGCACATGCGGGAAATAGACATGTGGACCAGAACCACTCCAAGCAAGAAGAGAGAGGTAAggcaattgttatttataatgcttttgacgctttgcatttaattgatgatgcaggTGAGCATTCagggggtcctaacacaagcaGCCCCAAGGTcgatgatccatgttgaacatcgctgtgtggaatgtccgtgggctgaacaaacgagaccatcagctcgctttGAAGGACTTGGTCTCCGAATACAGGTTACACTTCCTAGGtattcttgaaactcgtgttcgtttGAATAATGTTATGCATATTCAATCGTTTTTACTTccacattggaaatggtttgtcgaTTATTCTTCTGTTGGTAATCGCATCTGGATAGCTTGGGACGAGAATATTGTTGATGTCCATATCTTAGACTCGGCAGATCAATTTATTACCTGTCGGGTTACTAATATGGCTGACAATGAATCTGTTATTatcactgttgtttatgggGCATCTGAGGTGATTGATCGTCGGAATTTATGGACGGCACTGGAGACGCTATCTCAGCAATGCTCTGACATCCCGTGGATGGTGggaggggattttaatgcagtacgTGACCTTAACGAAGTATGTGGCATCtcaggagatataaggatggccaccGAAGAATTTAATGCTGGTATTCTGGAGGCGGGGCTGATCCCACTTcctatgcaaggtgaatggttcacgtggcataattgcagtacgTCTATgaggagtttatggaagcggcTGGGTCGGATTCTTATTAATGACCGCTGGCTGGCAAGGTTCCCGAGCGCCTATTATCACAGCCTTACTCCACGGACATCTGACCACTCTCCACTGGTCTTACATGGGGATATACAACAACATAATGGAGgcatgtttcgatttgataactatctggCCCATTCACCCGAGTTTATCCACAatgtgcagaatatttggcatcatgagatTGTGGGTAttcctatgtatgctgtgacacgtAAACTGAAGGCACTTAAACCAGTCTTTAGActacaaaggagaaataagggaGATCTGACGATGAATGTCCAACTAgccaaaggttttcttgatgaggcacaacagttGGTGAGCTCTGATAGACAAAATGAGCTATATTTACTCCTGGAGCATTGTTGTCGAGTCGTTTAtgctaaagcggcaaaactcgaacaaattatgctgcaGCAGAGAGccaaaatgcagtggatgaaagacggagaccaatgttcccgggttttctttc
It includes:
- the LOC105179889 gene encoding uncharacterized protein LOC105179889, which translates into the protein MADNESVIITVVYGASEVIDRRNLWTALETLSQQCSDIPWMVGGDFNAVRDLNEVCGISGDIRMATEEFNAGILEAGLIPLPMQGEWFTWHNCSTSMRSLWKRLGRILINDRWLARFPSAYYHSLTPRTSDHSPLVLHGDIQQHNGGMFRFDNYLAHSPEFIHNVQNIWHHEIVGIPMYAVTRKLKALKPVFRLQRRNKGDLTMNVQLAKGFLDEAQQLRRVRRRILQINDENGFTHTDLGEIAHEFVSYYQNLLGGTRRRLSVDIRYLRPWARHCITDEEANQLLLPLSADDVKQAMFDIADDKAPGPDGYSSRFFKAAWPVVGEEVTRAVLDFFSTGKLLKQVNSTILALIPK